One segment of Pseudobacteriovorax antillogorgiicola DNA contains the following:
- a CDS encoding DUF6901 family protein, whose amino-acid sequence MAEISYIFEMPQETVEYRLLFDEDWQLIVQPQDKPNWTRLSHHPCKDCPLLQQPNCSHCPLALGVAEILEAFKNEISCEKALITVKAPEREYRKETTIQDGLQSLLGLTMATSACPRMAFLRPMARFHLPFASLDETMVRALSFFFLKQFFHHGEATGAFTMERFQAQYRSVIEVNQGLLGRIRDIDQTGDADQNAIIILDGFARLLLLNFDSDYQSLMRFFPKTDSETQASPAIKAVS is encoded by the coding sequence ATGGCTGAAATCTCTTATATCTTCGAAATGCCCCAAGAGACGGTTGAGTACCGATTGTTGTTTGATGAAGATTGGCAACTCATTGTACAACCCCAGGACAAGCCCAATTGGACAAGACTTTCCCATCATCCCTGCAAAGACTGCCCTTTGCTACAACAACCAAACTGTAGCCATTGCCCTCTGGCTCTTGGAGTCGCAGAGATACTCGAAGCATTCAAAAACGAGATATCTTGTGAGAAAGCTCTAATTACGGTGAAGGCCCCAGAACGGGAATATCGCAAGGAAACAACCATTCAAGACGGTTTACAATCGCTCTTGGGGTTAACTATGGCTACCAGCGCCTGCCCTAGAATGGCATTTCTACGGCCGATGGCTAGATTTCACTTGCCGTTTGCAAGCCTGGACGAGACGATGGTTCGTGCCTTATCGTTTTTCTTTTTAAAGCAGTTTTTCCATCATGGCGAAGCAACGGGAGCCTTCACTATGGAGCGATTCCAGGCACAGTATCGATCGGTCATCGAAGTCAATCAAGGGCTTTTGGGACGCATCCGTGATATCGATCAAACGGGAGATGCCGATCAGAATGCCATTATCATTTTGGATGGCTTTGCGCGACTGCTCCTTCTGAACTTCGACAGCGACTACCAGAGCCTCATGCGCTTCTTTCCAAAGACCGATTCCGAGACGCAAGCTAGTCCAGCAATCAAAGCAGTTAGTTAA
- a CDS encoding DUF1223 domain-containing protein, producing the protein MEGQKLLPICRFLVVLLGIFFIPSPAKAQVYESRQFTPLVELFTSEGCSSCPPAENWMFQIGKNQSLFKTFNAIEFHVDYWDYLGWKDPFSHKLFSKRQRDYVRQKYMDSVATPTVLVQGKAFYGWRRQQPLPKAKQASLPIKVVQNGDQFKVSVILPKSDKRQLLAHGSYLSRQLTSKVSHGENAGRTLNHDLIALSLSTKPLQSSKDGWQTVLNLKENRVAPHVKQRAFVIWISEAGRQMPLQSIGAMLPQKSTRKSLK; encoded by the coding sequence GTGGAAGGTCAAAAATTATTACCAATATGTAGGTTTCTAGTGGTGTTACTTGGGATTTTTTTCATTCCCTCCCCAGCCAAGGCACAAGTCTACGAGTCTCGACAGTTTACCCCCCTTGTCGAACTTTTCACTTCGGAGGGTTGTAGCTCTTGCCCACCAGCCGAAAACTGGATGTTTCAAATTGGTAAAAACCAGAGCCTCTTCAAAACTTTCAATGCCATCGAGTTTCATGTGGATTACTGGGACTACCTTGGGTGGAAAGATCCCTTTAGCCATAAACTTTTTTCCAAACGCCAGCGTGACTATGTTCGGCAGAAATACATGGACAGTGTCGCGACTCCTACAGTACTAGTTCAAGGAAAAGCATTTTACGGTTGGAGAAGGCAACAGCCACTACCTAAGGCTAAACAAGCTAGCCTTCCCATAAAGGTTGTTCAAAATGGTGATCAGTTTAAAGTCTCGGTAATTTTGCCAAAGAGCGATAAGCGGCAGCTACTAGCCCACGGCTCCTATCTCAGCCGCCAGTTGACAAGTAAGGTGAGCCATGGTGAGAATGCAGGCCGAACCCTCAACCATGACCTGATTGCGCTCAGCCTTAGTACAAAACCTTTGCAATCATCGAAAGATGGTTGGCAGACGGTTCTAAACTTAAAAGAGAACCGCGTCGCTCCTCACGTGAAGCAACGGGCATTTGTCATCTGGATCAGTGAGGCTGGTAGGCAAATGCCATTGCAATCCATAGGAGCTATGCTCCCCCAAAAGTCTACTCGAAAAAGCCTGAAGTAG
- a CDS encoding 7TM diverse intracellular signaling domain-containing protein, which translates to MAISTPVYRLDQLQQGPISLDQTWAIWKNQYIEPAKAPLSVDQADAMQSGKLEWRYNLDDSSIRHASYYTRIEVEQIRDDYMIAMPTIYSAADVYLNGKLVYQQGQIAGKGHVEHPTREYGLIRLPSQKVSHLVIHNSSYSHRTGGLRSLPRIGLENILWKTEKRIVTVLSLMIGSTLLIGVFHLILFLYNPKEKINFWFGILCFFLALRSGSYGNPRIWFEMFGTIPFNLAFRLEYLATVLCVLCLSYYYHHIFPSLYHKRISNIASLILAPYLAMILFAPPALFTSYLFYFQQVALTLIATATVVLVRATLQGDRAAIPFSVSVMILLIGATVEIAFSMMGSVVSVSVYAIYLMVVAQAILLAYLNHRTLQDLRYYKEQTSQAYSEIQKMVFPHQLKLLQQGQKLETTMPTGKNRGIVICFDVILSSTLPEPVRKSLFEQVFTQCYELMQKAYEPENLIANGYRIKEVGDGFYCSIGFPFLPPSKLEPAHHSLHLAKQFMQIFDRVVRSMNVPNGCAIGIAEGNLEGFYPVSGILEYQLFGDGIVRANRFQEARRCLQLETGTHILILQESLQKALLNEDQGAFVAVDLDKGSYRIRDNAQENCFYYQTQSYGFTCELDKEADEQHSSQLPQSVGL; encoded by the coding sequence TTGGCTATTTCAACTCCAGTTTATCGCCTCGATCAGCTCCAGCAAGGCCCAATCAGCCTCGATCAAACTTGGGCAATTTGGAAAAACCAGTACATAGAACCCGCCAAGGCCCCGCTCTCCGTAGATCAAGCGGATGCAATGCAATCAGGAAAGCTTGAATGGCGATATAACCTTGACGACTCAAGTATTCGCCACGCAAGTTACTATACGCGAATCGAGGTAGAGCAGATACGAGATGACTATATGATCGCTATGCCTACCATTTATAGCGCTGCGGACGTCTACCTCAACGGCAAACTTGTCTATCAGCAAGGCCAGATTGCTGGAAAAGGTCATGTCGAACACCCTACCAGGGAGTACGGTCTCATTCGCCTACCCTCCCAGAAGGTATCGCACCTTGTCATTCATAACTCAAGCTATTCCCATCGAACGGGTGGCTTAAGGAGTCTGCCTCGGATAGGCCTTGAAAATATCCTTTGGAAGACTGAAAAGCGAATCGTAACGGTGTTATCACTGATGATTGGCTCGACATTACTCATCGGGGTCTTCCATCTAATCCTTTTTTTATATAACCCCAAAGAGAAGATCAACTTTTGGTTTGGTATTCTATGCTTCTTTCTGGCCCTGCGATCAGGAAGTTACGGCAACCCAAGAATTTGGTTTGAAATGTTTGGCACCATCCCCTTTAACCTCGCCTTTCGGCTTGAATATCTAGCTACGGTGCTCTGTGTCCTATGCCTATCTTACTATTATCACCATATTTTCCCGAGTCTCTACCATAAGCGTATATCGAATATTGCGAGCCTTATTCTTGCACCATACCTGGCTATGATCCTGTTCGCACCTCCGGCCCTCTTCACGAGCTATCTATTCTATTTTCAACAGGTAGCCCTTACTTTGATCGCAACGGCGACAGTGGTACTCGTAAGAGCGACGCTTCAAGGGGATCGAGCAGCCATACCATTTTCTGTTTCCGTCATGATCCTGCTGATCGGTGCCACAGTCGAAATTGCTTTTTCTATGATGGGTTCTGTTGTCTCAGTGTCTGTCTATGCCATCTACCTCATGGTAGTTGCTCAAGCGATTCTCTTAGCCTACCTCAATCACAGGACATTGCAAGATCTACGCTACTATAAGGAACAGACCAGCCAAGCCTATAGCGAAATTCAAAAGATGGTCTTTCCCCATCAGCTTAAATTGCTGCAACAGGGTCAGAAGCTAGAGACGACTATGCCGACTGGCAAGAACCGCGGCATCGTCATCTGTTTCGACGTTATTCTCAGTAGCACCCTACCAGAACCCGTTCGCAAAAGCCTCTTTGAGCAGGTTTTCACCCAATGTTATGAACTTATGCAAAAGGCCTACGAGCCAGAAAATCTCATTGCCAACGGCTATCGCATCAAGGAAGTGGGCGATGGCTTTTACTGTTCCATCGGTTTTCCCTTCCTGCCTCCTAGCAAATTAGAGCCTGCTCACCACAGCCTCCACCTTGCCAAGCAATTTATGCAGATTTTCGATCGAGTAGTTCGCTCGATGAACGTACCTAATGGGTGTGCTATTGGTATTGCCGAAGGCAATTTAGAGGGGTTTTATCCTGTATCAGGAATTCTAGAGTACCAACTTTTCGGGGATGGCATTGTTCGTGCCAATCGATTTCAAGAAGCACGTCGTTGCCTCCAGCTAGAAACTGGCACCCACATATTGATTCTTCAAGAGAGCCTTCAGAAAGCTCTTCTCAACGAAGATCAAGGGGCATTTGTGGCAGTAGATCTGGATAAAGGAAGCTATCGTATCCGCGACAACGCCCAAGAGAACTGCTTCTATTACCAGACCCAGAGCTACGGCTTTACTTGTGAATTAGACAAAGAGGCAGACGAGCAACATAGCTCGCAGCTGCCCCAATCAGTCGGCCTATGA
- a CDS encoding ATP-binding protein: protein MEAILLSLGLADRINMMKKAQLEQSQKIISGLEKIGTLKQRLEAVLISTKSMTETKDSESALAAASQSIQAELRSIGIKSIVFEELAKDGSSHIKTLAGDPAIASNVSVQAKTFTAEEHRVIAPINWKGHNFGTMTVYFTPESQDVQDEDLFFLENTTQSLALALQNIYYQDNLKHLVDERTAELKTALVQVEDRQRKVDDILQNIEQGIFTIDAETNIGDEYSTHLLDIFKVNSTDMKTMQFEDLIFRQTRITGDQKSLAMESIRAAIGNEDLYWDVNSHHFPDKVVKVFERDKRHIELEYKPLCKDDHVDQIMVVAKDITDKIKLEEKLQEEEEKKQEFLNILSRLVSLDKHSLNGFFVEGEKIIVLVNDNLSGTFNESTVFRALHTLKGLSRAMKFSQLAEAIHICEGELVSSEHSSQEKASYLRPKFKAVEDTFHSFFQVYNQVFGTEMDDLSSWNLMQFVAEMVHDRIESIRAAGTTLEDIAVRDQVVHWNMEIVSELRHILIHLINNSIDHGYLLPREKNGFTRAIKMSLVAYCKGDDIIITLEDHGFGIDEEKVLQKAKERGLTIGKEDALNVIFDDGFSTSEKATMTSGRGVGLSAVKEKVDGLGGHIDVESTLGRGTKFLIRIPKALAVDLDNSLVS from the coding sequence ATGGAAGCGATTCTTCTATCTTTGGGTCTAGCTGATCGAATCAATATGATGAAGAAAGCTCAATTGGAACAGTCGCAGAAGATTATTTCAGGGCTCGAAAAGATTGGAACCCTAAAGCAAAGGCTTGAAGCCGTTTTAATTTCTACCAAATCTATGACTGAGACCAAAGACTCCGAATCTGCTTTGGCCGCTGCAAGCCAGTCGATTCAAGCGGAATTAAGGTCCATAGGAATCAAGTCGATAGTATTCGAAGAACTGGCCAAAGACGGTTCGAGTCACATTAAAACATTAGCAGGCGATCCAGCTATTGCAAGTAATGTCTCAGTGCAAGCCAAGACGTTCACCGCCGAGGAACATCGCGTCATCGCTCCCATAAACTGGAAGGGCCACAATTTCGGAACCATGACTGTTTACTTCACCCCTGAAAGTCAGGATGTTCAAGATGAAGATCTATTCTTCCTCGAAAACACAACACAGTCTTTAGCCCTAGCTCTCCAGAATATTTACTATCAGGATAACCTAAAGCACTTGGTTGACGAGCGTACTGCTGAACTTAAAACGGCTCTGGTTCAAGTGGAAGACCGCCAGAGAAAGGTTGACGATATTCTCCAAAATATTGAGCAAGGGATCTTCACCATCGATGCTGAGACAAACATTGGCGATGAATATTCGACTCACCTGTTGGATATCTTCAAAGTTAACTCAACCGATATGAAAACGATGCAGTTCGAAGATTTGATTTTTCGCCAAACCCGAATCACAGGGGATCAAAAATCATTAGCAATGGAATCGATCCGCGCAGCTATTGGCAATGAAGACCTTTATTGGGATGTGAATAGCCATCATTTTCCTGACAAAGTGGTGAAAGTCTTTGAGCGAGACAAACGCCATATCGAGCTTGAATACAAGCCGCTCTGTAAAGACGATCATGTAGACCAGATCATGGTCGTTGCGAAAGATATTACCGACAAAATCAAACTTGAAGAGAAACTCCAAGAAGAAGAGGAAAAGAAACAAGAGTTCCTCAATATCTTGTCTCGATTAGTGAGTTTAGACAAACACAGCTTGAACGGATTCTTTGTGGAAGGCGAGAAAATTATCGTTTTAGTCAATGACAATCTTAGTGGCACCTTTAACGAATCTACTGTATTCCGCGCGCTCCACACACTCAAAGGCTTAAGTCGGGCTATGAAGTTTTCTCAGCTTGCTGAAGCGATTCATATTTGCGAGGGTGAACTGGTTTCAAGCGAGCATAGCTCACAAGAAAAGGCTAGCTATCTCCGGCCCAAGTTTAAGGCTGTGGAAGATACATTCCATAGTTTTTTTCAAGTTTACAATCAAGTATTCGGCACGGAGATGGACGATCTTTCGTCCTGGAACCTAATGCAATTCGTGGCTGAAATGGTTCACGATAGGATTGAGAGTATCCGCGCTGCCGGTACGACTTTGGAAGACATCGCTGTTCGCGACCAAGTGGTTCATTGGAATATGGAAATCGTGAGCGAGCTGCGTCACATCCTAATCCACCTGATCAATAACTCCATCGATCATGGATATTTACTCCCAAGGGAAAAGAATGGCTTCACCCGTGCCATTAAAATGAGTTTGGTGGCTTATTGCAAGGGTGATGACATCATCATTACCTTGGAAGACCACGGATTTGGTATCGATGAAGAAAAAGTGCTCCAAAAAGCTAAAGAACGGGGTCTTACAATTGGAAAAGAGGATGCCCTCAATGTGATATTCGACGACGGTTTCAGTACATCTGAAAAAGCGACGATGACAAGTGGTCGAGGCGTGGGTTTATCTGCGGTGAAAGAAAAGGTCGATGGACTAGGTGGACATATCGATGTGGAGTCAACCTTGGGCCGTGGAACAAAATTCCTCATTCGGATTCCCAAAGCACTCGCGGTCGATTTGGATAATTCATTGGTCAGCTAG
- a CDS encoding response regulator: protein MRAIIIDDDQDILSVYNDYLKQLGHPQAELVSDPQEFFQNNSIASVIENYDLVICDVHMPNIKGNQILKEFVDTRQTMNRFPSFILITGVAPEYFTFDEQGWGSLAAADDILGKPVEIEEFDHALRRQGFFGKAAG, encoded by the coding sequence ATGAGAGCTATAATTATCGATGATGACCAGGATATTCTTTCGGTTTACAACGACTACCTCAAGCAACTCGGTCATCCACAGGCGGAGCTGGTTTCGGACCCACAAGAGTTTTTTCAAAACAACTCGATCGCAAGCGTCATTGAGAACTATGACTTAGTGATTTGTGACGTGCACATGCCAAACATCAAAGGTAATCAGATTCTCAAGGAATTCGTAGATACACGACAGACGATGAATCGCTTCCCGAGTTTCATCCTCATCACAGGAGTTGCTCCCGAGTACTTCACATTTGATGAACAAGGCTGGGGATCGCTAGCGGCAGCAGACGATATACTTGGCAAGCCAGTTGAGATTGAAGAATTCGATCATGCACTGAGACGCCAGGGCTTTTTTGGTAAAGCGGCGGGCTAG
- a CDS encoding 7TM-DISM domain-containing protein produces MRNLASSVYLLPEGRTPLDIETVSRSEKFQLNQANNLSFGYTKKHYWLRYTLENPHKKSRSLIVQVDYPLIDTIDFYQPGSDGSFKQLRSGDSQPLENRYLRHHSFTFHLDIPPNSQKTYYMRVGSTSTVTIPLRLWDDTKFVNHMNISSKAQ; encoded by the coding sequence ATCAGGAACCTTGCCTCCTCTGTTTATCTCCTTCCTGAGGGCCGAACACCCCTTGATATAGAAACTGTGAGTCGATCTGAAAAATTTCAGCTCAATCAGGCCAACAATCTCAGTTTTGGTTACACAAAAAAGCACTATTGGCTCCGCTACACCCTTGAGAATCCCCACAAAAAAAGTCGCAGCCTGATTGTTCAAGTTGATTACCCGCTCATTGACACCATCGACTTCTACCAACCTGGGAGTGATGGCAGCTTTAAGCAACTAAGATCCGGGGACAGTCAGCCCTTGGAAAATCGCTACCTGAGACATCACAGCTTCACCTTCCACCTGGATATTCCACCAAACTCGCAGAAAACCTACTATATGAGAGTCGGATCAACCAGTACGGTTACGATTCCCCTTCGGCTATGGGATGATACAAAGTTCGTCAATCACATGAATATTAGCAGTAAGGCTCAATGA
- a CDS encoding aldehyde dehydrogenase family protein has translation MEAIQHVKLLIHGEWQSSSGTFAVKNPYDQTTLAHVADGTAADATAAVDAAAQAFGRWKKSAPEERRGILLAWADLIKDRKDALANLLCREQGKVLWQAEAEILHGASLVERAAEESVRIHGMTLARHDDQVRNFILKQAVGVVAAITPWNFPAASVLVKCASAIAAGCTVVLKPSEETPLLALELAALAMEANLPPGVLNVIPCLNPTAVGQVLTNDPRVSLLSFTGSSAVGKGLAASCAPTLKRLSLELGGNAPFLVFDDADIDAACDAAMGARFFNSGQICVGANRFLVHQSVEQAFVDGMVARAKKLVAGNGLEQGVGLGPLINDKAVSNLNRLVEDAVAQGAQLHLGGVGNGEGLCYQATILSQVTQNMAVAGDEVFGPVVCIYRFQSDEEAIAMANNTRAGLAGYVFTGNQKRLWSVAEELECGMVGANTSNIFAPELAFGGLKESGMGREGGLDCLSDYLILKNLSLGL, from the coding sequence ATGGAAGCAATTCAACATGTGAAGTTATTGATTCATGGCGAGTGGCAGTCAAGTTCGGGAACCTTTGCTGTAAAGAATCCTTACGACCAAACAACTCTGGCCCATGTCGCGGATGGAACAGCGGCAGACGCGACCGCAGCCGTAGACGCTGCTGCGCAGGCCTTCGGGCGTTGGAAGAAAAGTGCACCCGAGGAGCGACGGGGTATTCTACTAGCTTGGGCAGACCTAATAAAAGATCGAAAAGATGCCCTTGCAAACCTTCTTTGTCGAGAACAGGGCAAGGTCCTTTGGCAGGCGGAAGCGGAGATCCTCCATGGCGCTAGCCTAGTTGAAAGAGCAGCAGAAGAATCGGTTCGCATCCATGGAATGACTTTGGCTCGGCATGATGATCAGGTACGAAATTTTATATTGAAGCAAGCTGTGGGTGTTGTCGCGGCGATTACTCCATGGAATTTTCCAGCGGCTTCAGTATTGGTGAAGTGTGCTTCGGCAATAGCAGCTGGTTGTACCGTTGTCTTGAAGCCATCTGAAGAAACTCCACTTTTAGCCCTTGAGCTTGCGGCGCTGGCTATGGAAGCAAACCTACCGCCTGGAGTTTTGAATGTGATTCCTTGCTTAAATCCTACTGCTGTAGGACAAGTTCTCACCAATGACCCCCGGGTCTCTTTATTATCATTTACAGGGTCCAGTGCCGTGGGCAAGGGGCTGGCAGCTTCTTGCGCACCAACTTTGAAGCGCCTCTCTCTTGAGCTTGGTGGCAACGCACCGTTTCTCGTCTTCGATGACGCTGACATCGATGCAGCTTGCGATGCTGCGATGGGGGCTAGATTTTTCAATAGCGGGCAAATCTGTGTTGGAGCTAATCGCTTCTTGGTTCATCAGTCCGTGGAGCAAGCCTTCGTTGACGGCATGGTGGCACGAGCGAAGAAGCTTGTAGCAGGCAATGGCCTGGAGCAAGGGGTCGGTCTTGGTCCGTTGATCAACGACAAGGCTGTTAGCAACTTGAATCGCCTCGTGGAAGATGCTGTCGCTCAAGGAGCGCAACTTCACCTAGGAGGAGTTGGCAACGGAGAGGGGCTTTGTTATCAAGCCACAATTTTAAGCCAGGTGACCCAAAACATGGCGGTTGCAGGGGATGAGGTCTTCGGTCCCGTAGTCTGTATCTACAGATTTCAATCTGATGAGGAAGCTATTGCCATGGCCAACAATACGAGAGCTGGCCTTGCTGGCTATGTGTTTACTGGCAATCAGAAACGCTTGTGGTCTGTGGCTGAAGAGCTTGAGTGTGGAATGGTGGGAGCGAATACAAGCAATATCTTCGCTCCTGAATTAGCTTTTGGCGGTCTCAAAGAATCAGGTATGGGTCGCGAAGGCGGCTTGGATTGTTTGAGTGATTATTTAATTTTGAAGAACCTAAGTTTAGGCTTATGA
- a CDS encoding PhoX family protein, whose amino-acid sequence MTNQKFDASDDAVCNQSGNESFRTILARTFSRRTVVKGSLASAAGTFIASSAASSRSLASGQLGPDSKLLDFLPVSLAEGNGAIPTVSPDYDYQVFIPWGDPIEPSGPAYQWPPSAEDQRLQIGIGHDGMTYFPMSADSESFDRREIYRNAVNYGSKHGMLCINHEFGTNPHVLGKDAPESIDDVRASQHAHGVSVLEVKRYGRQWRLVNSKNARRVHVNTPVRFSGPAAKSDLLKTPNGNIPLGTVNNCSNGETPWGTYLTCEENFNGYFGASNRESQWTPSKEQERYGFSENGFGYGWHVYDRRFDLSDADFTNEENRFGWVVEIDPFDGTQVPVKRTALGRIKHEGATVVEAGDGRVVVYMGDDQRFDYIYKFVSKDPWRQMRSEGRDPLDDGTLYVARFNEDGSGVWLPLDMSVPVLAENFASQEEILVFTRLAADKVGATPMDRPEWIAVAPNQDVYCTLTNNSQRTEATGANPLAPNPDGHIIRWRDTEQHSGKKFVWEVFLISEETHGTEQSFADPDGIWIDPDGRLFIQTDGGQKDGLNNQMLVVDTRTKEIRRLLTGVTGDEVTGIAVTPDRRTMFVNLQHPGNGDPSVTNFPAPLDGVTVPRDCTLILTRKDGGIIGS is encoded by the coding sequence ATGACTAATCAAAAGTTCGATGCATCGGATGATGCTGTATGCAATCAGTCAGGCAATGAATCCTTTCGTACGATTCTAGCGCGAACCTTCAGCCGTCGCACAGTAGTTAAAGGAAGCTTAGCTAGCGCAGCAGGAACGTTTATCGCCAGCTCGGCAGCTAGTTCAAGATCTCTGGCATCAGGGCAGCTAGGGCCAGATAGCAAGCTACTTGACTTTCTACCAGTAAGCCTTGCAGAGGGTAATGGTGCTATTCCCACTGTATCGCCGGACTATGACTATCAGGTTTTTATTCCTTGGGGCGATCCTATCGAGCCTAGCGGTCCTGCCTACCAGTGGCCGCCATCAGCAGAAGATCAAAGGCTACAAATCGGCATTGGTCACGATGGGATGACTTACTTTCCGATGAGTGCCGATAGCGAATCATTCGATCGTCGCGAGATTTATCGCAACGCAGTAAACTACGGCAGTAAGCACGGAATGTTATGTATCAATCACGAGTTTGGCACCAATCCCCATGTGCTGGGCAAAGACGCTCCGGAAAGTATCGACGACGTGCGAGCCTCACAACATGCCCATGGGGTGTCAGTGCTCGAAGTCAAACGCTATGGCAGGCAGTGGCGCTTGGTTAACAGTAAGAATGCGAGACGTGTTCATGTTAATACACCAGTCCGTTTCAGTGGGCCGGCAGCTAAAAGCGATCTGCTCAAAACTCCAAATGGCAATATACCCCTGGGAACCGTTAACAATTGTTCCAATGGGGAAACGCCGTGGGGAACCTATCTTACTTGTGAAGAGAATTTCAACGGCTATTTCGGGGCCAGCAATCGAGAAAGCCAATGGACACCCAGTAAGGAACAGGAACGCTATGGTTTCTCCGAAAATGGCTTTGGTTACGGCTGGCATGTATATGACAGGCGTTTCGATCTTTCCGATGCTGACTTTACCAATGAAGAAAATCGATTTGGTTGGGTTGTAGAGATCGACCCATTTGATGGCACGCAAGTTCCCGTGAAGAGAACCGCTCTGGGGCGTATTAAGCATGAAGGGGCCACTGTCGTTGAAGCTGGTGATGGCCGAGTTGTAGTTTATATGGGTGACGATCAGCGTTTTGACTACATCTACAAGTTTGTATCCAAAGATCCCTGGCGTCAGATGAGATCTGAAGGTCGTGATCCATTGGATGACGGAACCCTCTATGTGGCCCGATTCAATGAAGATGGCTCCGGCGTGTGGCTACCACTTGATATGAGTGTACCTGTGCTGGCAGAAAACTTTGCATCTCAGGAAGAGATTCTCGTTTTCACCCGTCTTGCAGCTGACAAGGTAGGTGCTACCCCTATGGATCGACCGGAGTGGATTGCTGTAGCACCGAATCAGGATGTGTACTGTACTCTGACTAACAATAGCCAGAGAACCGAGGCCACTGGTGCCAATCCTCTAGCACCAAACCCTGATGGTCATATTATTCGTTGGAGGGACACAGAGCAGCATTCAGGCAAAAAGTTTGTTTGGGAGGTATTTCTGATCTCTGAAGAGACTCACGGCACGGAGCAATCGTTTGCTGATCCCGATGGGATCTGGATCGACCCCGATGGCCGCCTCTTCATTCAAACTGACGGTGGCCAGAAAGATGGTCTAAACAACCAAATGCTCGTGGTTGACACCCGTACTAAAGAGATTCGTCGTTTACTCACCGGAGTTACAGGAGATGAGGTAACGGGTATCGCCGTTACCCCTGATCGTCGGACCATGTTTGTGAATCTTCAGCATCCAGGTAATGGCGATCCATCAGTCACAAACTTCCCAGCACCCCTCGATGGAGTGACAGTGCCTCGCGATTGTACCTTGATTTTAACGAGAAAAGATGGCGGAATCATTGGTTCATAG